Below is a genomic region from Bartonella harrusi.
AATATAAAATCCCACTCCAACCTCATTTTCAGAAAAAGAACAGAAAAACAAGAAAGCATTTTAAAGATATGTAAGAGAGTTGTTTTCAAAATTGTGCAAAACAATTGATAAAAAAAGCCACAAGCAATGCTGGTGGCTCTTTAAAGAATGGATTAAAAGACGTTCAAACTAGAAACGGTAGCGCAATCCCCCAGAAAAACTAACGCCATAAAAGCCTGCCTTGGTAAGTTTGTGTTGATAAACCAAATCAGCATGAAGCGCAACTTTTGAAGACAATCGGGCATTCAAACCCAATCCAGTTTCTAGAGAAGAACCAAAAGCACCCAACTGGAAAGCATCTTTAAAATGCACAGTTTGTTTTCCTTAAAAATCATGCGTAAAATGAAGTTTTCCATAAAAAGAAGCCTCTTGATCCTTCTGAGAGGAAGAGAACATCTTCGCCAAACGTCCACCAACACGGGCCACCCATTGATCAAGTTTTCCCATCTCAATGTCGAAATCATCAACATCATGGGCCTTATTAAACTGGAGATGTTAGTAAACAACCTGAACCTGCGGATCAACAACAAAACCTTTATATCCTGTTGCAAACGTTTTACCGCCAGTCAAAGAAGCACTAAAAGGATTACCCTTTAATGTTGCTGTCTTTCTTCGTGCAAGGGTGAGAATATCTCCTTTGAACAAACCATAGGAGAAAAGACCATCCACATAGAAGCCTACATTATGCTGCATGGTACCATATGCTGTAACCGTCCATTTATCAAATGCACTTTTCTGACTTTGCTCAACATCGACAGGTTGTAGAGAAAGCTTTCCATAAAACCCCATAACCCCAAAGGATATGGCGCTGTCAGCATTTTCAATCGTATTGAGCAAAAGACCTGCCTCTAAAGCGTTATAGGTAAGATCACCATTATACCCATATTCAAGCGCAAATAAATCTGAGACATAACGGTAACTCCCACCATAACCACGCAAAAATGAAGCAGGTTTTTCATGAATTTCCACCATTCCACTGGAAGTCATCCGCAGTGCCTCCAACTGCTTATTTTGATTATTAACATCCATTAAACCAGCATAAAACATG
It encodes:
- a CDS encoding autotransporter outer membrane beta-barrel domain-containing protein — protein: MNPAPKLRPVLDRSLELEILEIKAVVPQVPTYLLLPNSMFYAGLMDVNNQNKQLEALRMTSSGMVEIHEKPASFLRGYGGSYRYVSDLFALEYGYNGDLTYNALEAGLLLNTIENADSAISFGVMGFYGKLSLQPVDVEQSQKSAFDKWTVTAYGTMQHNVGFYVDGLFSYGLFKGDILTLARRKTATLKGNPFSASLTGGKTFATGYKGFVVDPQVQVVY